A window of the Streptococcus sp. 116-D4 genome harbors these coding sequences:
- a CDS encoding glycoside hydrolase family 31 protein: MKIFKGEFYRISVLTDKLVRLEYSQTGSFEDRTTQLIYNRDFGQVSLDYIETSNVLDIMTDYFHLHFNKGEFNAENLFIELKGNFAVYGSRWYFGESIETLKGTARTLDEADGAISLEDGIISRNGIALLDDSKGFIWDEQSGYIERENQIDLYFFAYGHDYRGAIRDFYHLTGSTPLLPRYALGNWWSRYWPYTSDEYLNLIDRFETEKIPLSIGVLDMDWHITDIPARFGSGWTGYSWNRNLIPNPEQLLQQLHDRKLKLSLNVHPADGIRAYEEAYPRVAKRLGLNVELEEHAIFDFFNPSFRESYFKDVHYELEKQGVDFWWIDWQQGTQGMLDPLWLLNHYHYQDSCKNAEGGLILSRYAGPGSHRYPVGFSGDTIISWNSLRFQPYFTATASNIGYSWWSHDIGGHMLGDYDEELQTRWLQFGVFSPITRLHSSRSPFNSKEPWFFSETTSKIMKKYLRLRHQMIPYLYTMNVKTHEEGAPLISPMYYFYPENNESYNVPNQYFFGTELMVAPIVEKMDLAFQSAKVDVWFPEGEWYDFFSEKKYTGGVKLSVYRDISTIPVFAKSGAIIPLVGSEIGMGVDLPEVVDWYVFPGKQHSFEMIEDQKGQRYKTRLSIDWEMGMVELTLQGDSSIIPSNRKHRIHFKGTNVSIIELPNKNDTARFECKDNKRTSLNDEVFRLLKTASLPYELKDRLLNQFINAQNSHDLMNILHHQDKELRGRLLEIIFTSKN; encoded by the coding sequence TTGAAAATTTTTAAGGGAGAGTTTTATCGAATCTCTGTATTAACAGATAAGTTAGTAAGGCTAGAATACTCTCAAACTGGAAGTTTTGAGGATAGAACGACACAACTTATCTATAATAGAGATTTTGGTCAAGTTTCGTTAGATTATATCGAGACATCAAACGTACTAGATATTATGACGGACTATTTTCATCTGCACTTTAATAAAGGAGAATTTAACGCCGAAAATTTATTTATAGAATTAAAAGGAAATTTTGCCGTATATGGTAGTCGCTGGTATTTTGGTGAATCTATTGAAACGTTAAAAGGAACAGCTCGGACTCTGGATGAGGCAGATGGAGCAATCTCGTTAGAAGATGGAATTATTAGCAGAAATGGTATAGCCTTATTGGATGATTCTAAAGGATTTATTTGGGATGAACAGTCTGGTTATATTGAGAGAGAAAATCAAATTGACTTGTATTTCTTTGCTTATGGGCATGATTATAGAGGAGCAATCAGAGACTTTTACCATTTGACTGGCTCAACACCCTTGTTGCCACGATATGCTTTAGGCAATTGGTGGAGTAGGTATTGGCCATATACGTCAGATGAATATTTGAATTTAATAGACAGATTTGAAACAGAGAAAATTCCATTATCTATCGGTGTGTTAGATATGGATTGGCATATAACTGACATTCCAGCTCGTTTTGGAAGTGGCTGGACAGGATATAGTTGGAATAGAAACTTAATACCTAATCCAGAACAGTTATTGCAACAACTTCATGATAGAAAGTTAAAACTCTCCTTAAATGTACATCCTGCTGATGGTATACGGGCTTATGAAGAAGCTTATCCTCGAGTCGCCAAACGATTAGGGTTAAATGTAGAATTAGAGGAACATGCTATTTTTGATTTTTTTAATCCCTCTTTTAGGGAATCCTACTTTAAAGATGTTCATTATGAGCTAGAAAAGCAGGGAGTAGATTTTTGGTGGATTGACTGGCAACAAGGGACTCAAGGTATGTTGGATCCACTGTGGCTTTTAAACCATTATCACTATCAGGATAGTTGTAAAAATGCAGAAGGTGGCTTAATTTTATCAAGGTATGCAGGTCCTGGTAGTCACCGCTACCCTGTTGGTTTTTCAGGGGACACTATTATTAGTTGGAATTCCTTAAGATTTCAACCTTATTTTACAGCGACAGCATCTAATATCGGTTATAGTTGGTGGAGTCATGATATCGGTGGGCACATGCTGGGGGATTATGACGAAGAGCTACAAACTAGATGGCTACAGTTTGGCGTTTTTAGTCCGATTACTCGCTTACATAGTTCTAGAAGTCCCTTCAATAGTAAAGAACCTTGGTTTTTTTCAGAAACAACATCTAAGATTATGAAGAAATACCTTCGTTTGAGACATCAGATGATTCCCTATCTATACACTATGAATGTAAAGACACACGAGGAAGGTGCTCCATTAATCAGCCCAATGTATTATTTCTACCCAGAGAATAATGAGAGCTATAATGTTCCAAATCAATACTTTTTTGGAACAGAACTGATGGTGGCTCCCATTGTAGAAAAGATGGATTTGGCATTCCAATCTGCAAAAGTGGATGTATGGTTCCCTGAAGGTGAATGGTATGACTTCTTTTCAGAGAAAAAATATACAGGTGGTGTGAAGTTGAGTGTCTATAGAGACATTTCGACTATACCTGTGTTTGCAAAAAGTGGTGCAATCATTCCCTTGGTTGGTTCTGAGATAGGTATGGGTGTTGATTTACCTGAAGTTGTAGATTGGTATGTATTCCCAGGCAAACAACATTCTTTTGAAATGATTGAAGATCAAAAAGGTCAAAGATATAAAACAAGATTATCAATCGATTGGGAAATGGGAATGGTAGAGTTAACATTACAAGGAGATTCTAGTATCATTCCAAGCAATAGAAAACATAGAATTCATTTTAAAGGAACGAATGTGTCTATAATTGAATTGCCAAATAAGAATGATACAGCTAGATTTGAATGTAAAGATAATAAAAGGACATCCCTAAATGATGAAGTTTTTAGACTACTAAAGACAGCTTCTCTTCCATATGAATTAAAAGATAGATTGTTAAATCAATTCATCAATGCCCAAAATTCTCATGACTTAATGAATATCTTGCATCATCAGGATAAGGAATTGAGAGGGCGTTTGTTAGAAATAATATTTACTAGCAAAAACTAA
- a CDS encoding YesL family protein produces the protein MQKLFSLDGKVVRILTFLTDLIILNTLFIVSCIPIVTIGASLTSLTTMWYRILKGKDTDIAYHYFRIFRQNLKQSTFIWLFILLIELLLYVNYCLWGYSSLFSEYSLLLVLPFLFVIILFMSVIFPYIGLFKDNLKNSIVNSVLICILNPIQAIMLVLFNISVLYMSFSSPERVLTAIYVFTFGGFAFCGLMNVTITNKMFDKVKQFNKRRETN, from the coding sequence ATGCAAAAATTATTTTCATTAGATGGAAAAGTGGTTAGAATTTTAACTTTTTTGACAGATTTAATTATTTTAAATACTCTATTTATTGTTAGTTGTATTCCAATAGTTACAATTGGGGCATCACTAACTTCTCTTACGACAATGTGGTATCGTATTTTAAAAGGTAAAGATACCGATATTGCTTATCATTATTTTCGGATCTTTAGACAAAATTTAAAACAATCAACTTTTATTTGGTTGTTTATCCTCCTAATAGAATTACTTTTATATGTGAACTATTGTCTTTGGGGCTATTCAAGTTTATTTTCAGAGTATAGTTTATTGTTAGTGTTGCCCTTTTTATTTGTTATAATACTTTTTATGAGTGTTATTTTTCCCTATATTGGTCTATTTAAAGATAATCTAAAAAATAGTATTGTAAATAGCGTATTAATTTGTATTTTAAATCCAATACAAGCTATCATGTTGGTTTTATTTAATATTTCTGTACTGTATATGAGTTTTAGTAGTCCAGAACGAGTTTTAACAGCTATTTACGTATTTACATTTGGGGGATTTGCTTTTTGCGGATTGATGAATGTAACGATAACAAATAAAATGTTTGATAAAGTAAAGCAATTTAATAAAAGGAGGGAAACAAATTGA
- a CDS encoding extracellular solute-binding protein: MKSKSFTYLFLGTVTLAGLTACANSNNANTDDKSGEDSYKITTVRWSDWGEDYHKGFLTDSAKEAGIDVKWDTLVAADWADKKSVLVASGDLPDAFLGSNAFTDSEIAQNQSLFIPLEDLIKENMPNLTKAMEKEPKIKAMITSPDGHIYSLPKKLPMRPTVANQLFINKKWLDNLGLKVPETYDDLVKVLQEFKDKDANGNGDASDEIPFGAGNFDPTFSYILPFNNRLGADNTYEMSVKDGKPVYLRTEESYKQGIAAMHESYKKGLIDPEIFTEDTSMSVAKRMDKGVARVGVSSGWTADATFGLHSSEYIALPALKGMDGKQYVFSDPDHYNYGRNEILITNKSKNPAKLLKWLDKLYTDEASIQNFYGSFGIATEKNGDKFKVLPPKDGKSADEYAWIHSLRDFGPKYVSDDINSRVEIDQTQGDGLKLKMDQDLKQFALPAYPNVIYSQEELNKLSSIYVSIESYVKQQASKWVVEGGIEKEWDSYKETLKNMGLDEFMKIQQEAYNRYQKEVKE; encoded by the coding sequence ATGAAAAGTAAATCATTTACATATTTGTTCTTAGGAACAGTTACACTTGCTGGCTTGACAGCCTGCGCAAATTCCAATAATGCGAATACGGATGATAAATCTGGAGAAGATTCTTATAAAATTACGACTGTTCGTTGGTCTGACTGGGGAGAAGATTATCATAAAGGTTTTCTAACAGATTCTGCCAAGGAAGCAGGTATTGATGTTAAATGGGACACACTTGTAGCTGCAGATTGGGCAGATAAGAAATCTGTTTTGGTTGCTAGCGGAGATTTACCAGATGCATTTTTAGGTTCAAATGCTTTTACAGATTCAGAAATTGCTCAGAACCAATCTCTATTTATTCCATTGGAAGATTTAATCAAGGAAAACATGCCTAATTTAACTAAGGCTATGGAGAAAGAACCTAAGATTAAAGCTATGATTACTTCACCAGATGGTCATATCTACAGCCTGCCTAAAAAATTACCAATGCGTCCTACAGTAGCTAATCAGCTATTTATTAATAAAAAGTGGCTAGATAATTTAGGGTTAAAGGTTCCAGAAACTTATGATGATTTAGTAAAAGTACTACAAGAATTTAAGGATAAAGATGCGAACGGAAATGGAGACGCTTCTGATGAAATTCCATTCGGAGCAGGAAACTTTGATCCAACATTCTCATATATTCTTCCATTCAATAATCGTTTAGGTGCAGATAATACGTATGAAATGTCTGTAAAAGATGGAAAACCAGTCTACCTTCGTACAGAAGAAAGTTACAAACAAGGGATTGCAGCAATGCACGAATCTTATAAAAAAGGTTTGATTGATCCGGAAATCTTTACAGAAGATACCTCTATGAGTGTAGCGAAACGTATGGATAAGGGAGTAGCTAGAGTAGGTGTTTCTAGTGGTTGGACAGCAGATGCAACGTTTGGCTTACATTCAAGTGAATATATTGCTCTACCTGCTTTAAAAGGTATGGATGGAAAACAATATGTCTTTTCTGACCCAGATCATTACAACTATGGTCGCAATGAAATTTTGATTACAAATAAGAGCAAAAATCCCGCTAAATTATTGAAATGGTTGGATAAATTATATACAGATGAAGCAAGTATTCAGAATTTCTATGGATCATTTGGAATAGCTACTGAAAAGAATGGTGATAAGTTTAAAGTATTACCTCCTAAAGATGGTAAATCAGCCGATGAGTATGCATGGATTCATTCACTTCGAGATTTTGGACCTAAATACGTAAGCGATGATATCAATAGTCGCGTAGAAATCGATCAAACACAAGGTGATGGATTGAAATTGAAGATGGACCAAGATTTGAAACAGTTTGCGTTGCCAGCTTATCCTAATGTGATTTATTCACAAGAAGAGCTTAACAAATTGTCATCAATCTATGTGAGTATTGAATCTTATGTCAAACAACAAGCATCTAAATGGGTGGTTGAAGGTGGCATAGAAAAAGAATGGGACTCATACAAAGAAACTCTTAAGAATATGGGATTGGACGAATTTATGAAGATTCAACAGGAAGCATATAATCGTTACCAAAAAGAAGTAAAAGAGTAA
- a CDS encoding carbohydrate ABC transporter permease: protein MKWFHKSRKTNSELLFDIVTYGLAIFLILLIVYPLWFVVIASFSNPSDVANGKVWFIPREWKLDGYLRLIQQPLFLRSYLNTILYTVVGTLVALVVNIPAGYALSRKELVGRKWMSILYIIPMFVSGGLIPTYLTVKNVGLIDTFWVMVIPFAVSSYNIIVARTFFNNSIPDGMWEAAQIDGCGTIRYFIKIVVPLSKAIIAVIGLWTAVGIWNSWFNALIYLTNENLQPLQLILRRLLISNQMLQSQATGEVASDLRIKADMMKYAAIVISTAPIMLLYPFVQKYFNQGVMIGALKE, encoded by the coding sequence GTGAAATGGTTTCATAAATCAAGAAAAACAAACTCTGAATTATTATTTGATATAGTTACCTATGGTTTAGCAATTTTCCTTATCCTGTTAATTGTTTATCCGTTATGGTTTGTAGTGATTGCATCTTTTAGTAATCCTTCAGATGTTGCAAATGGAAAGGTATGGTTTATTCCTAGAGAATGGAAATTAGATGGATATTTACGTCTTATTCAACAACCTTTATTCTTACGTAGCTATCTAAATACCATTTTATATACTGTTGTTGGTACCTTAGTTGCTTTAGTAGTCAATATTCCAGCTGGTTATGCTTTATCTAGAAAAGAATTAGTTGGTAGAAAATGGATGAGTATTCTATACATAATCCCTATGTTTGTATCAGGTGGCTTGATTCCTACCTACTTAACAGTAAAGAATGTTGGCTTGATTGATACATTTTGGGTAATGGTAATACCTTTTGCAGTTTCATCATACAATATTATTGTTGCTAGAACTTTCTTTAATAATAGTATTCCAGACGGGATGTGGGAGGCTGCGCAAATTGATGGATGTGGTACAATTCGTTATTTTATTAAGATAGTCGTTCCTTTATCAAAAGCTATTATAGCAGTTATTGGACTTTGGACTGCAGTTGGTATTTGGAATTCGTGGTTTAATGCTTTAATTTATTTAACGAATGAAAATTTGCAACCATTGCAATTAATTTTACGACGTTTACTAATTAGTAACCAAATGTTACAATCGCAAGCAACAGGAGAAGTGGCATCAGATCTTCGTATCAAGGCCGATATGATGAAATATGCAGCAATTGTTATTTCAACCGCTCCGATTATGTTGTTGTATCCCTTTGTTCAAAAATATTTTAATCAAGGCGTAATGATTGGCGCGTTGAAAGAATAG
- a CDS encoding ABC transporter permease produces the protein MKVASQLHKIKLKHSIPLYILLFPSILLLILFSYIPMLGLIIAFKDYSPANGIFASQWVGFKYFTQFFSSFQFGTTMFNTLKISLYSIVVGFPLPIILAIISNQLRVGKFRKIFQVTTYLPHFISTMVMCGMIILFLSPTSGLLANVFKSVGITIPDFLSKPTNFAGVYVWSDVWQHIGWDSIIYLAALSAIDPTYYEAATMDGASRLQKIRHIELPLLLPTAMILLILRAGSLLSVGFEKVLLLQNPLNLAGSEIISTYVYKVGMVNFQYSYSTAIGLFNTVVNLIILLSVNWFSKRYTRTGLF, from the coding sequence ATGAAAGTAGCATCTCAACTTCATAAAATAAAATTAAAGCATAGTATTCCGTTATACATATTACTTTTTCCTTCAATATTGCTATTAATTTTATTTTCCTATATTCCCATGTTGGGATTAATTATTGCATTTAAAGACTACTCACCAGCCAATGGTATTTTTGCTAGTCAGTGGGTAGGATTTAAGTACTTTACTCAATTTTTCTCATCATTCCAATTCGGGACAACTATGTTCAATACATTAAAAATTTCACTTTATAGTATTGTAGTAGGATTCCCCTTGCCTATTATACTAGCTATCATTAGTAATCAGTTAAGAGTTGGGAAATTTAGAAAAATATTTCAAGTAACAACTTACTTACCCCATTTTATCTCTACAATGGTTATGTGTGGGATGATTATATTATTTTTATCTCCTACTAGCGGTTTGTTAGCGAATGTATTTAAGTCTGTTGGAATTACTATTCCAGATTTTTTATCAAAACCTACTAATTTTGCAGGTGTTTATGTTTGGAGTGATGTATGGCAACATATTGGTTGGGATAGTATTATTTATCTAGCAGCGCTTTCTGCAATTGATCCTACATATTATGAGGCTGCAACTATGGATGGTGCCTCTAGATTACAAAAAATTAGGCATATAGAATTACCATTACTTTTGCCAACTGCTATGATTTTACTAATATTAAGAGCAGGTAGTTTATTAAGTGTAGGTTTTGAGAAAGTGTTACTACTACAGAATCCACTTAATTTAGCAGGAAGTGAGATAATTTCGACCTATGTTTATAAAGTTGGTATGGTGAACTTTCAGTATAGTTATTCGACAGCTATAGGGTTATTTAACACCGTAGTCAATCTAATAATTTTGTTATCTGTTAACTGGTTCTCGAAAAGATATACTAGAACGGGTCTTTTTTAA
- a CDS encoding sensor histidine kinase, with the protein MKLNHDLSKKHSIHFFFKLLLVLLLINILINIAMSNITRNFIKNQNIVHLRSSIEIYADSVNEKLHSVERFMYSTITHNESLEKLNHVQTFLDYQEDLKKVQTSFAEFEYQNETHMTFLLETDSTDHFINVSNLYIPYEDYLLLKSNLKSLRSDISDRKWKNVTTKNSEYLVKSVHYEGKIIYAVISSEDILKPLNKLNIGNNGKLSLKEPNNIPSSNYLIHAQNEKTHLPFDIYVLVDYAEVFRNITLLEVFLSAVPIIITILSIIIILYIRQWMIKPITRLTERLSQLGDSIPPSEFFISEGILEIDKANDKLNKVIFDMQELKIREYHSQLELKKIELNYLKNQIRPHFYLNMLSMIHSMLQTKNYKEIEELTILTSNYLRHLFMANQDFSELKDEVQHIKDYLEIQRIRYGNSIYFSLNYNDDLQNTLVPSLLLQTFIENTIKHGFSFQDLFTILLSIKKVKTENSDYIRICIEDNGPGFSEEILSKLNQKQSLITEDGHHIGITNTIERLNLLYPNDYTITFENNEEGGAKILLLIPYKIIDGGYNEHLIS; encoded by the coding sequence ATGAAATTAAATCACGACTTATCAAAAAAACATTCTATTCATTTTTTCTTTAAACTCCTACTTGTACTACTATTGATAAATATTTTAATCAATATTGCTATGAGTAACATAACCAGAAATTTTATTAAAAACCAAAATATAGTACACCTACGTAGTTCAATTGAAATTTATGCTGACTCTGTTAATGAGAAATTGCATTCTGTAGAACGCTTTATGTACTCAACAATAACGCATAATGAATCTTTAGAGAAATTAAATCATGTACAAACGTTTCTTGACTATCAAGAAGATCTCAAAAAAGTTCAAACTAGCTTTGCAGAGTTTGAATATCAAAATGAAACTCATATGACATTCTTATTAGAAACCGATAGTACTGATCATTTTATAAATGTCTCCAATCTTTATATTCCATATGAAGATTATCTACTGTTAAAATCAAATCTAAAATCATTGCGTAGTGATATAAGTGACCGTAAATGGAAAAATGTAACTACTAAAAACAGCGAATACTTAGTTAAATCTGTTCATTACGAAGGAAAAATCATTTATGCCGTCATATCCTCAGAAGATATCCTAAAACCTCTCAATAAACTTAATATTGGTAATAATGGTAAACTCTCCCTAAAAGAGCCTAACAATATACCGTCCTCTAATTACCTAATTCATGCTCAAAATGAAAAAACGCATTTACCTTTCGATATTTATGTTTTAGTCGATTATGCCGAAGTCTTTAGAAATATCACACTCTTAGAAGTATTTTTGTCAGCCGTTCCTATTATTATCACCATTTTATCAATCATCATTATCCTGTATATTCGTCAGTGGATGATTAAACCGATAACAAGACTCACTGAACGCCTCTCTCAACTTGGGGACTCCATCCCCCCTTCTGAATTTTTTATATCTGAAGGTATACTAGAAATTGATAAGGCAAATGATAAACTTAATAAAGTGATATTTGACATGCAAGAATTAAAAATACGGGAATACCATTCACAACTAGAACTTAAAAAGATCGAACTTAATTATCTTAAGAACCAAATCCGTCCGCATTTCTACTTAAACATGTTATCAATGATTCATAGTATGCTTCAAACAAAAAACTATAAGGAAATTGAAGAGTTAACTATCCTAACTTCAAATTATCTCCGTCATTTATTTATGGCTAATCAAGATTTTTCAGAACTTAAAGATGAAGTTCAGCATATTAAAGATTATTTAGAAATACAACGAATTCGATATGGAAATAGTATCTACTTTTCACTAAACTACAATGATGACCTACAAAATACTCTTGTCCCATCATTACTTTTACAAACATTTATTGAAAACACAATCAAACACGGGTTTTCATTTCAGGATTTATTTACAATTTTGCTATCGATAAAAAAAGTAAAAACTGAGAACTCAGATTATATTCGGATTTGTATCGAAGATAATGGTCCAGGTTTCTCTGAAGAAATTTTATCAAAACTAAATCAGAAACAGTCTCTAATAACAGAAGATGGACATCATATTGGGATCACGAACACCATCGAACGTTTAAATCTTCTCTATCCCAACGACTATACTATTACATTTGAAAATAATGAAGAAGGTGGGGCTAAAATTCTTTTACTTATTCCATACAAGATTATAGACGGAGGTTATAATGAACATCTTATTAGTTGA
- a CDS encoding response regulator transcription factor, producing the protein MNILLVDDDRFIIEALREKINWAKLHIDIVYVAYSLTQAQNIIREHPIDLMISDIEMPQGSGLELLSWIRNEKYDIKTIFLTNYADFNYAQKAIELQSFEYYLKPINFEKLEFIIQKAISKIENHNSNGKNDALLQIEDNFWYDYLRKPQISRIDELENIASKQAFILQKHQYFFLAVLTINLNEEDYSAETPSWTSQLKRELQRISQPSHKLISLFKMESQVDQYVCLFRVDSSKRSDKLAYEIHSQISNNFSKYSNIIYKSCHKISDILFHTKELYTYNEQYVSYWNTITCVPHSFPTSFKTETLSITFLDSLSEYELREKINSLVYNSQIPTFTLQQILLDWTQQIGIYLDQNGISAHKLFQNSTHDFLFQRRFHSIESFQDYFDYYWSHAKKFATNIENQKNSIQRIVEYIDHHYYEDINRSILADMVYLSADHLARIFKKETGETLVKYITDKRINAAKSLLSQTNISISQVSCQVGYDNYSYFTKIFKQRTGLSPGDYRKTYQNKM; encoded by the coding sequence ATGAACATCTTATTAGTTGATGACGATCGTTTTATCATTGAAGCTTTACGAGAGAAAATAAATTGGGCTAAACTACACATTGACATTGTTTATGTTGCCTATAGCCTCACTCAAGCTCAAAATATTATTAGAGAGCATCCTATTGATCTCATGATAAGTGATATAGAAATGCCTCAAGGTAGCGGTCTCGAACTCTTATCGTGGATTAGAAATGAAAAATATGATATAAAAACAATTTTTTTAACCAATTACGCCGACTTCAACTATGCTCAAAAAGCAATTGAATTGCAAAGTTTCGAATACTATCTAAAACCTATTAATTTTGAAAAATTAGAATTTATTATTCAAAAAGCCATTAGTAAAATTGAGAATCATAACTCAAACGGGAAAAATGATGCACTTTTACAAATAGAAGATAATTTCTGGTATGATTACCTTAGAAAACCTCAAATTTCTCGCATTGATGAGCTAGAAAACATAGCAAGTAAACAAGCTTTTATTCTTCAAAAACACCAATATTTTTTCCTTGCAGTTTTAACAATCAATCTTAATGAAGAAGATTATTCTGCAGAAACTCCATCATGGACTTCTCAACTAAAAAGAGAACTTCAAAGGATTTCACAACCTTCTCATAAGCTGATAAGTTTGTTCAAGATGGAAAGCCAGGTTGATCAATATGTTTGTCTCTTTAGAGTAGACTCATCCAAACGTAGTGACAAATTGGCATATGAAATTCATTCTCAAATTTCTAATAATTTTAGTAAATACTCAAATATTATATATAAGAGTTGCCATAAAATATCAGATATTTTATTTCATACCAAAGAACTCTACACTTATAATGAACAGTATGTTTCTTATTGGAATACTATTACATGTGTTCCACATAGTTTCCCAACTTCTTTCAAAACAGAAACTCTTTCAATTACGTTTTTAGATAGCTTAAGCGAATATGAATTAAGAGAAAAAATTAATTCACTCGTCTATAATTCTCAAATCCCTACTTTCACGCTACAACAAATTTTACTGGATTGGACTCAACAAATAGGAATATATCTAGATCAAAATGGAATTTCGGCACATAAACTGTTCCAAAATAGCACTCATGATTTCCTATTCCAACGACGCTTTCATTCAATTGAATCTTTTCAGGATTACTTTGATTATTACTGGTCACATGCTAAGAAATTTGCAACAAACATTGAAAACCAGAAAAATAGTATTCAACGTATCGTCGAATACATAGATCATCACTACTATGAAGATATAAATCGTTCTATATTAGCAGATATGGTTTATCTCAGTGCAGATCATTTAGCTAGAATTTTTAAAAAAGAAACTGGAGAAACTCTTGTTAAATATATAACGGATAAGCGCATTAATGCTGCTAAATCTCTCCTATCCCAAACAAATATCTCGATATCACAGGTATCTTGTCAAGTAGGGTATGATAATTATTCTTACTTTACTAAAATTTTTAAACAAAGGACTGGACTTTCTCCTGGAGATTACCGTAAAACTTATCAAAATAAAATGTAA
- a CDS encoding tyrosine-type recombinase/integrase yields MLSISNDLLQLLTSWKEQQKYELAKFGIISNPGQFVFTYVDTRGNINKPLHADYLNNKMKSIRKRHKELEHATPHKLRHTGATLAKEAGMSLEAISEALTHSDTGTTQIYVNTSNVIPMTVGEFALKSLKQ; encoded by the coding sequence ATTTTATCTATTTCTAATGACTTACTTCAGCTCCTTACTTCTTGGAAAGAACAACAAAAATATGAACTAGCAAAGTTTGGCATCATCAGTAATCCAGGACAATTTGTTTTTACATATGTCGACACAAGAGGAAACATCAACAAACCTTTACATGCTGACTATCTAAACAATAAAATGAAAAGTATCAGAAAGCGACATAAAGAGCTGGAACATGCTACACCTCATAAATTGCGACATACAGGTGCAACGCTTGCTAAAGAAGCAGGAATGAGCTTAGAAGCTATTTCTGAGGCTCTAACACACAGTGACACAGGAACAACACAGATTTATGTAAATACCTCTAATGTAATTCCTATGACAGTAGGTGAATTTGCTTTAAAGTCTCTAAAACAATAA
- the rpsI gene encoding 30S ribosomal protein S9 yields MSQAQYAGTGRRKNAVARVRLVPGTGKITVNKKDVEEYIPHADLRLVINQPFAVTSTAGSYDVFVNVVGGGYAGQSGAIRHGIARALLQVDPDFRDSLKRAGLLTRDSRKVERKKPGLKKARKASQFSKR; encoded by the coding sequence ATGTCACAAGCACAATATGCAGGTACTGGACGTCGTAAAAACGCTGTTGCACGCGTTCGCCTTGTTCCAGGAACTGGTAAAATCACTGTTAACAAAAAAGATGTTGAAGAGTACATTCCACACGCTGACCTTCGTCTTGTAATCAACCAACCATTCGCAGTTACTTCAACTGCAGGTTCATACGACGTTTTCGTTAACGTTGTAGGTGGTGGATACGCTGGTCAATCAGGAGCTATCCGTCACGGTATCGCTCGTGCCCTTCTTCAAGTAGACCCAGACTTCCGCGATTCATTGAAACGCGCAGGACTTCTTACACGTGACTCACGTAAAGTTGAACGTAAGAAACCAGGTCTTAAGAAAGCTCGTAAAGCTTCACAATTCTCAAAACGTTAA
- the rplM gene encoding 50S ribosomal protein L13 — MNKTTFMAKPGQVERKWYVVDATDVPLGRLSAVVASVLRGKNKPTFTPHTDTGDFVIVINAEKVKLTGKKATDKIYYTHSNHPGGLKQISAGELRSKNAVRLIEKSVKGMLPHNTLGRAQGMKLKVFVGAEHTHAAQQPEVLDISGLI; from the coding sequence ATGAACAAAACAACATTTATGGCTAAACCAGGCCAAGTTGAACGTAAATGGTACGTAGTTGACGCAACTGATGTACCACTTGGACGTCTTTCTGCAGTAGTTGCTAGCGTACTTCGCGGAAAAAACAAACCAACATTTACACCACACACTGATACAGGTGACTTTGTGATTGTTATCAATGCTGAAAAAGTTAAATTGACTGGTAAAAAAGCAACTGATAAAATCTATTACACTCACTCAAACCACCCAGGTGGATTGAAACAAATCTCTGCAGGTGAACTTCGTTCTAAAAATGCAGTACGTTTGATCGAGAAATCAGTTAAAGGTATGCTTCCACACAATACTCTTGGACGCGCTCAAGGTATGAAGTTGAAAGTATTTGTTGGAGCTGAGCACACTCACGCTGCACAACAACCAGAAGTTCTTGATATTTCAGGACTTATCTAA